In Candidatus Cetobacterium colombiensis, one genomic interval encodes:
- the galU gene encoding UTP--glucose-1-phosphate uridylyltransferase GalU — protein sequence MKKVTKAVIPAAGLGTRVLPATKAQPKEMLVIVDKPSLQYIVEELVESGITDIVIVTGRNKNSIEDHFDFSYELENTLERDGKFELLKKIDDISSMANIYYVRQNHPLGLGHAILKAKSFIGDEPFVIALGDDIVYNPDAPVAKQLIDVYEKYGSSVIGVQEVANEDVSKYGIVKPSATLDENTVEMVDFIEKPSLEEAPSNLACLGRYLLSGDIFKYLETTEPGKGGEIQLTDAILKMLNDDQKVIAHNFQGKRYDIGNSATRFVMKSYDMLKVA from the coding sequence ATGAAAAAAGTTACAAAAGCCGTTATACCTGCTGCAGGATTAGGAACAAGAGTTTTACCTGCTACAAAAGCTCAACCAAAGGAGATGCTTGTTATTGTTGATAAGCCTTCTTTGCAGTATATTGTTGAAGAACTTGTAGAATCTGGAATAACTGACATTGTTATTGTTACTGGAAGAAATAAAAATTCTATTGAAGATCACTTTGATTTTTCATATGAACTTGAAAACACACTTGAAAGAGATGGGAAATTCGAACTTTTAAAAAAGATTGATGATATTTCAAGTATGGCTAATATCTACTATGTTAGACAAAATCATCCACTAGGGCTAGGTCATGCCATTTTGAAAGCTAAATCATTTATTGGAGATGAGCCTTTTGTTATTGCTTTAGGTGATGATATTGTTTATAATCCTGATGCTCCTGTTGCTAAACAGCTTATAGATGTTTATGAAAAATATGGCTCAAGTGTTATTGGAGTTCAAGAGGTTGCAAACGAAGATGTTTCTAAATATGGTATTGTAAAACCTTCTGCAACATTAGATGAGAATACTGTAGAAATGGTCGATTTTATTGAAAAACCCTCATTAGAGGAAGCTCCATCTAATTTAGCATGTCTTGGTAGATATCTTTTATCTGGTGATATTTTTAAATATTTAGAAACTACTGAACCTGGTAAAGGCGGAGAAATTCAACTTACTGATGCTATATTAAAAATGTTAAATGATGACCAAAAAGTAATTGCTCATAATTTCCAAGGTAAAAGGTATGATATTGGAAATAGTGCGACACGTTTCGTAATGAAAAGTTACGACATGTTAAAAGTAGCTTAG